GAAGAATGCCACAAAGAAGTTTCGCATTTTCACCTGAAGTGCGAAAAATGCGGCACGCTCATCCATCTCGAATGTCACGATCTTGAACAGCTGAGTTCGCACCTGATGGCAGAACATGGTTTTGCACTTGATCCATTCCGCACTGTTTTTTACGGACTTTGTGAGAACTGCCGCCTAGCGAGCTAACAACTTAATTACATAATTTTTTAACAAAGGATTCTTATGAAAAAGAATAAGAAACCGGTGGTACTCATCACCGGGTATTTGGGGTCGGGTAAAACCACGCTTTTGAACAATCTTCTCAAGCAAGAAAAGAGAAAAGTCGCCCTTATCGTGAACGATATGGGAAGCATCAACGTCGATGCTGAAATTTTGAAAAAGAACGGTTCAAACGTCACCGAATGTCCGATGTTCGAACTGCAAAACGGCTGCATCTGCTGTACGCTGCGCGATGAGTTCATCCAGCAGATTGAAAAAATTTCCAACCTCGATTCCATTGAAGTCGTGTTTGTCGAAGCCTCCGGCATCAGCGACCCGGGCGCAGTCAGCGCAAGTTTCCTCGCTTACGAAGAAGACAATCCAAATACGAACGTCTACTTGACTTCTATCGTCACGGTTGTCGATGGCGACAGAATTTACCGCGAATTCCTTAGCGAATTGAAGCAGAAAAAAGAAAAAAGAGATTCTCTCGCCGAAAAATACGATTTAAGCGATGAAGAAATTTCGACACTGATTGTAGACCAGATTGAATTCTGCAATTTCATCATTTTGAACAAGTGTGATTTACTCAGCGCAGACCAGCTCAAGGAAGTAGAATCCATCGTTCGTGATTTCCAGCCTCGCGCTCCGATTATCCATTCCGTCAACGGCGACATCGACATCGAAAAAATCATGACGACAAAGCCGTTCAACTACGATCAAATAGATTCCTCTTCAGCTATCCAGAAGGCAACAGCGACATTAACCCAGCCAGGCCGCAAGAACAACGGTTGTGTAGACGAATACGGGATTACATCTTTCGTTTTCGAGGCAAGACAACCGTTCAACAGAGACCGCTTTATGGAATTTGTCAACAACAGATACCCATCACAGCTTATCCGTTCCAAAGGATACATCTGGTTCTCGGATGCTAGCAAGGACGTGCAGCTTTTCGAACAGGCTGGTCGCAACTCGTCTGTGATGCCAGTTTCTTACTGGATCGACGCTTTGCGCGAAGACGTCAAGCAATCGTACCTCGCCGACAATCCTGAAATAAAGGAAAACTGGGATTCCCGTTTTGGCGACCGCGAAAACCAAGTCGTGTTTATCGGAAAAGGCTACAACAAAGACGATATCATTGTCGAGCTTGAAAAATGCCTTGACGAAAGAGCTTTTGCTTAAACATAATACAGAATATTTGCATAACCGCAAAAAACGAGCTGAAATCACAGGGGCCTCAAGGCCCCTTTTACGTTTTAGAAAAATTCCTTGAACGCATCCTTGTTGGCGTAAAGATCTTTACCGCGCCAGTCAAAAAGGCCCGGCCCCCACGCGCCACCGATTGTCGGTTCCCAGAAGAACGAGCCAATCCAGCGGTTCATCTCGCGAACAAATTCACGAGTCTTTTGGCGAGATTTGTCGAAATTGTAGTGGTTGTCAGAATCACCACCGTTGTATTCCGCAACGATAAATTCCAACTTAGAATACTTTGTCGTAATCGTATTGAACAAATTCTTCCACTTATCGGGAGTGCCGTCGCCGTATGCGGTATAAGCGGAGAAGCCCATCACGTCGGCGGGGATTTTATAGTCGTCAAAGATGACGCCCATCCACCAATTTACGGTTTCTTCTTTGCGGATGCGTTCAATGTGAAGCACCGTTTTCGTTGATGGCGAAACTTCTTTGACGGCCTTGATGCCCGCATTGAAATACTTGGCGGCATTTGCCTTGCCTGCGGCGGTTCCCATATCGCCATTAACTGAAGTTGCAGCCTTATCGACGCCATTTCCCCAGCAGTCTGTATTGTTATTTGGCTTATGAATCAAGATGCCAGGCGTTGTTTCGTTGCCTATCTGCACCATGTCAGGCGTTGCGCCCGCATTCTTAAGAGCAAGCATCAAATCCTTGGTGTACGCATACACGGAATCCGCCATCGCATTGGCATTATTCACACCACGCCAGCGTTCGGGAATAATCTGCTTGCCCGGATCTGCCCAGACGTCGCTGTAATGGATATCCACGAGAAGGCCCATACCAGCCGCTCTGACTTTCTTGGCAAACGCAACAACATGGTCCTTGTCTCCATACGCTTCGGAATCGTGACCGCAACCGCTCGCCGCATAGCCGTACTTTGCCTTGGGCGAAACAAACGTGCGCAAGCGAATGGAATTGAATCCGTGATTTTTCAGGATTGTGAAGATGTCGCTTTCCTTGCCATCGACATCGTAAAACTTCGTATTATTTCGTTCGTACTCCTGGACTTCGGAAATGTCGGCACCATTATAAAAGTCAATTTTTATGGGTTGAGCGGAAGATGAACTAGGTGTTTCCGAAGAACTGATCGCTTGCGATGACGAGGATTCTTCCACCGAAGACTGAGCTTCAGACGAGGAGGAACTCTGCAACGTTTCAGACGACGTCGGTTCTACCGCAGACGATGTCGCAATGGATGAAGATGATTCTGCTTCAGGTTCGGAAAGGCTCGACGAGAAGCCACCAACATCTTGGCTAGAAGACGATAAATTTTCTAAGGACGATGACGAAGATTCTTGCACAGACGAAGAACTCAAAGCAAAAACAGGCGACGAGGCAGGATCGTCACCGCACCCCAGCATAAACAGCGTCAACGAAGCACTAAACACACACACTGCAAGATTTTTCAAAGACTTCATACCAACCCAATCCTTTCTAGAAGGCGATTCCCGTTCAGAGACGGGAATGACATACTTAAAAAATACATCTTAATCGCAAATCCTCAAAATTTTAAATTGTAAAATTCCTGCATAAAAATTAAATTTCTAGCATGTTCAACGCGGATTTAATTACTTCGGCTAAAGTTCAGGATTTCATCAAGCTTGCAACCAAGAAAAAATTGGATGCATTGCAAGTTTCAACGCAACTTGCCAAGGAATTCAGCAACGAAGAACGAGCCGCCATTATGGATTATATGGCGCTCGTGCCGAAATTCCGCGAAAAATTCGGAATCGAGAGTACCGCGTTTCTCCTTTGCGACAAACTAGCGCTGGAACAGAGCACCGCGCAAGATATCGG
This is a stretch of genomic DNA from Fibrobacter sp. UWB4. It encodes these proteins:
- a CDS encoding GTP-binding protein, which gives rise to MKKNKKPVVLITGYLGSGKTTLLNNLLKQEKRKVALIVNDMGSINVDAEILKKNGSNVTECPMFELQNGCICCTLRDEFIQQIEKISNLDSIEVVFVEASGISDPGAVSASFLAYEEDNPNTNVYLTSIVTVVDGDRIYREFLSELKQKKEKRDSLAEKYDLSDEEISTLIVDQIEFCNFIILNKCDLLSADQLKEVESIVRDFQPRAPIIHSVNGDIDIEKIMTTKPFNYDQIDSSSAIQKATATLTQPGRKNNGCVDEYGITSFVFEARQPFNRDRFMEFVNNRYPSQLIRSKGYIWFSDASKDVQLFEQAGRNSSVMPVSYWIDALREDVKQSYLADNPEIKENWDSRFGDRENQVVFIGKGYNKDDIIVELEKCLDERAFA
- a CDS encoding glycosyl hydrolase 53 family protein; its protein translation is MKSLKNLAVCVFSASLTLFMLGCGDDPASSPVFALSSSSVQESSSSSLENLSSSSQDVGGFSSSLSEPEAESSSSIATSSAVEPTSSETLQSSSSSEAQSSVEESSSSQAISSSETPSSSSAQPIKIDFYNGADISEVQEYERNNTKFYDVDGKESDIFTILKNHGFNSIRLRTFVSPKAKYGYAASGCGHDSEAYGDKDHVVAFAKKVRAAGMGLLVDIHYSDVWADPGKQIIPERWRGVNNANAMADSVYAYTKDLMLALKNAGATPDMVQIGNETTPGILIHKPNNNTDCWGNGVDKAATSVNGDMGTAAGKANAAKYFNAGIKAVKEVSPSTKTVLHIERIRKEETVNWWMGVIFDDYKIPADVMGFSAYTAYGDGTPDKWKNLFNTITTKYSKLEFIVAEYNGGDSDNHYNFDKSRQKTREFVREMNRWIGSFFWEPTIGGAWGPGLFDWRGKDLYANKDAFKEFF